The DNA segment ATAAAATGGAAAGTTTTTATTAATCCTTAAAATATTATTGAACCATTCTGAACACATGTTACATGGTCTTAAGTCCTGGTTTaacaaaaatgcaatttcaCTAGAAAATAAGAATATTACTACATAGTTGAAGATTAAAACCTTGATTCTGGACACTTGAGGATGATCATTCAATGCTATTTTTGCAGGTTTTTGAGTAAACGAAAATGATAAAGTTAAACCTACCTTTAGTGatttgtttatgtttttgtttACCAGAACTGGGTCGTTGTATTTTAAGAGAGACTTCGAAGCAGCCGCCattgtattttttattaatataaatTCTAACAAGTTTATGTTAAGACAGCGCAGTCAGCGATGTTTTACGTTGTCCTGGTAACAGTGTTCAACAAGAGTCTACCCGGAGGAAGTCGTTCTGCCGGAACTATGTTTTCGTTCCTAATTTCGAGGCATCCCGCAGCGGAAACGGAAGTGGACAGTTTAAATGCGCACACAACCAAAATGTTCCAGTAATTAATCGAACTTTCTGTATTGCGTTGTTTTTAATGTAGTTTTGTGTCGGCTGATTGTTTCTGTAAATAGTTTGTATGTGTATATAGtgaaatgacaaaagaaaaacGACACGAGAAGAGATTATCCATAGCGGCAGTCCAAAGTTAAGATAGTCTTAAGGAAGAGTGTCCAGTtgggaaaacacaaaaacacgccTGTCCAGGTCGAGAACCAGCAGGTATTTGCGGCACGATATTATACGTGTGTTGATTACCACAGATCAGTGTTCATCAAAACGTCGCGACGGGTTTCATTGTGTTACGAATACTGTGGTCGTTAAACCTGTTATTTGTCATTGTTTGGTAGGAGAGGGACAACTCCCGTCCGACGAGATAGCATGGCACCTATTCACAAAGATTCCCAAAGTCATCTCAAGCTTTCTTAGCAAGGAATCTTATCTTATGCAAGTAGTTTTTGGGAGCAACTGTATGCATTTTGAGCAAGGAGGGGACGGAAAGTTTAATCTTAATCAGGAGGTGTGGTTGACCCCGTTGCTACGTGTGATGCGGTCTTCTAAAAGTGCTGATTGGTTgttactaaaaataaaaataaaaaaaataaacacgctCCTGGTAATGAATGAACAGGGGAATTGTGAAAATCATGTTATGATGATGAATCTCGGCAAAATTAAACAATGACACAGCTCCAAAATGTTTGAACTTACCCCATTCATGCGCTCGTTACTATATGGATTGGCTTATTCTTATACTCGCCATGTTGCTAATTTTACTACTTAATCTATTTGGTATTAATGAACGCAGACTCAGCCGTCAGCCATTACTGCAACAGTTGACCTTGTAGGGGGAAAAACGGTTTGACTTAGTATACAGTAGGCAGTATAACCTGTGAGAAGAATTACTGTCTATTATTGTCTGAATGCTATGATGTGCAGATTCtaagtgtttgaggaatgccGTCAGGCAAGAGGAACATGAGAATGTCTtacaaaagtgctgaagctgcttacaaccaaaATCAGCACTCAGATGTATTCTGTTTGTTAAGAGAAGTTGTTAAGATAAGAGAACTTGTAAAGATGGAAGAAGTTCTCAGAAGATAAGGAGTCATGAGATCCTGTTTAACACATAtcctgtttgcaccaataaaagaggcgagcgagcagcagacaaGCAGAGtggacagaggaagcttgagctgctgctcggctctcccttgcaaggactcctgttgtttgcgtggtttgtCTGAGTCTTCACATAAGAGCGACAAACAGCACGGGTGactaaaacttcaccctcacagacCAAAATAACCAAAgtaatggaggggaaaaaaagaacccgAAAGCCGAACTGGACAGAAGAGCAGTGCCTGTTGTTGGCACAGTTAGTGGAGGAGAACAAGGGGGTTTTAAGGAGGAAATTCGGTTCAAGGATCACAGCACAAGCGAAGAGGCAGACTTGGGAGCGCATTGCCCGACGGATCAGTGCGTCCTTCCCTCTCCTTTTACGCACAAGTAATGAGTGCGAGAAGCGCTGGTACGTACTGCAATCCAAAGCCAGAGTGGTGGTTGCAGCACACAAGCGAGCTTCTTCTCAATCAGGTAAGAGTTGGAGGCTGCCAGAGCGGCTGTGGCTGCAGCCCTCGCTTACTTGGCTATGATGCGATAGCATTTTATGTGCCCGTTTACTGGACTGTATAGAGGGTGGATCACCAGCCAAACAGCTGTCGCAGGTGTCGGAGACTGTTTCGGGCGTTTTAGAAAAATCCGAAACCAGCAACACCAGGCTGAAGGAGGAAATTGATGGCTCGTTGAttcagctggtggagctgcctcAAAGGTGGGAGAAATTCACTTTCAAAAGGTGGGATAGACCAATTATTATGAAATTAAAGTAGGAGGCCATAGCCTGGAGCAAAGCTCCTATTTCTAATTTCTTTTGCAGCCATGTTTTACCATGTGAAATGcgtaaaagaaataaaacaaagaaataataataatatgtgctcttttctgcagctctgggcCAAAAGACGAACCAGAGCCTTCAACGTCATCGGCTCACGCTCGGCCCGAGAcggctcctgctccacctcctgctccctcgCCAACACCATCCCTACTAGAGAAGAAGGTGGAGGCTGAGATAGATGTCCTCATGCAGCAAAAAAAAGTCCTTTCTTTACGGGAGGAGTATTACAGACTAAAAATCGAGCATCTCAAAAATAAATTGGCTGATAATTAGTTTTGAATGGTTATGTTGGTGTTGgggaatttttagccgtttggagaagaaaaactattcatctaagttactgcgtaggagatggttttaatccagtcagtcagtcaggatacacacacggaagcatgcggagagatctctactcaatgtacacagttctgatcttatatagttgaaggcccgcctctgaggcgcagacgtcttcacagcatgtgtttgctgcatgcacaggacacaggacgccaACACAGTAGGTGTGCGCTGTATGCACcacaggagtttggtgccttcacagcaggtgTTCCAGCTGGCGCTGTCAGAGCGAAATTCCCCTCCTGCTGAGGATGTACATCACCCCCAATCGCTGCTGTCTTGGCCTCTCTCCATTATGGCCACGACTACACTTGCAGATCTTTCCTGGCGACAGCCTCAtatcctcgagggccacgatccagccgggttttccatCCCACTGATTGCATTTTcaacctggtaggacagaaaacccggctggatcgtggccctcgaggactgagtttgacatatGTGACTTGGAGTCTCTGTTTCGCCTGTCCGATAACCCCGCCTAACCAGTGGCCTAAAGGGGTGTATGTGCATGCtaaaaagaagctgaagatTGTGAATAATCGCAGATGATGATATATTTAGGGAGACATTAAGACTATTCATTTCAATCACCTTTTTTAATTGAGTTGTGTTCCTGGTTCTGGATGGAGATATGGTGTTAAAAGCCAAGGTCTGCATGGATAACCCCTGTGCCCTAGCCTGGTGTTCCTCAAACAGCTGTCTCAGGCCACTCTCGGAGCTTATTCTTGAATGGTGCCTTGAGCCTGGCCATTCATTTCAGATGTTACGAAGCCGGATGGCAAAAGTAAGATCATACCTGATGAGGTCAACCACAAACATTATCCCTGCTGGATGGAGCCGTTAGCGTCTTAGTAACTCACTGTTATTTAATATACAGATAATTTccctctgttttctctgtttaagACACTTCTTAAAAgttcccccacctcctcttggCAGTGTTTCACCGTATGAGCGATTTGAAGGCCTACAATTCTTTGTGAATATTTTATCTTACCAAGATAGGAAATtccaagatttttttttacttagaATGACATCACTAAGAGATCATTTTAGCCCCAGGGTTCTTTGTAGATATGGACCCAGatcttcaaggagcagaaggagTTGCAGCCCGCATTGCCCTGCTGATATCGGAGTTATGACCATGATCTGCTGTTGTATGTTATGGGAGAGAAGAAATCTACTGCTTCAGTCAAATTATATTGTTTTTAGGGAAAGAAATGTCAATATTTTTATGTGTAGAGTTGTAAAGAAGACACCTGCACACAGGACCACTGGACACAGGCTCAAGCCTCACCTCATGGGCCCTGGCTACAGCACACAGAACCTCAGCGCTTTCATGACCTCAAAGAAAAAGAGGTCGTCAAGTTTGGCTTCAAAAGGTGGATGCCAAGTGGGACAAGAGTCTTGATCAATAAACCTTTCACAGACTACTGCCCTGCCCCTGTCCATTCAGCCTGGACttaaacattttcaaataaactTTTCTGCAGATATGAAGCAACAGGCGCACTGTTATTTATTTGTAGTGTTTGTTACCTGGCTGGATTCTGTAATTACTGAACTATTGCTTCAACCTGCTCTAACTTCCTGTGAAATTCCATTCTCAGGGTTGCCATTTCCTAAGAGACCTCACATCTGTGTTTTGCACATATATGATACTATTTTGCAATTAGTCCTAGAAATAAAGTCATATCAGAATCGTGCGTTTATGGGGTGGTCCTTTTTCATGAAGACGAAGTGGAAGTTGACAAACGCGCCGTTTCGGAGATAAATGCTGGGTTTTCCACACTAGAGGCGCAGCTGAGGAGGGCGGGTCAGGCGGAGGACGGTGCCGGGAATGTTCATGGAAATGTGGCGTGGGAGGAGGCGGCGACGCACCTGGGGAAAGTACAAAAACAAGCAAGAAAGCTGTGCGGTTTAAGGAGCGTGCTTGTCGGGTCAAGGGACGAGGCAGGAAATGTACACGACGGAGCGCAGGCGAATGAGCCTGCATGATCTGAAGAGGAGGGATCCGCTTCGGGTGTCAGCTGGAAGTTTGTGGCAGGACTCGCTGGTCATGGATCCGGGTGCCAACGGCGCGGTGAAACACGTCGTGTCTCCGAGGAGTCGGACCAGAGCCATATCCGTGGCGTACATCGTCAACGAGGACGCGTCGGTGCCGCAGACTGAGGAGAACCTCTCACTGACGTGTCTGAAGGACGCATGTGCGGACGCGCACGCCTCTTTACATACTATTGCATTTGAGAGAATAACCTTGGGGACGACAGACGTCCTGGATAGTTTCTACAACGCAGGCAAGTGCAGGCATGTCGACTCCAGCGCGGCATGTGTTCACGCTCTTTACGCAAACTGAACCAGGCTGTAAAATTCTCCCTGCAGACGTAGCGGTGGCGGAGATGAGCGACTCTTTCTGCCAGCCTTCCCTTTTCTATCACCTCGGAGTGAGAGAGAGTTTCAGCATGACCAACAACATCATTTTATACTGTTACAAGCAGGATAGCGACCTGCAGGCTATCAAGGTACAACCAAAGCACCGCGCAAACTTTTCCTTAATTGTCAGGCTGCATTGGTTGTGTTGTATTTCTTGTAAATGGGTCACCTCCAAAAATCCTTTAGTGCTTGGCAACAAATGCAAGAGTTTATCCTACAGCTGTGCTGTTCTATCAATGTTGGTGTGAAACTGACAAACTCATGCATGTGGCTAATGCACAAGTTTGCTTTCTGTTTGAGAGTAATCTTCACGCTGTGAGGACCAGTTAAGATTAGTTTATAAAATCACTTCTTTTAACATAAACAAACGACACAGCAGGATAACACCAATATGTGTGGACCGTGAGCATGTGGAAGGTCCGCCTAAGCAACGCCATCAGCAACAAAAAAGCCTTTAGGAGAagcaaaatgtcaaaatcaGGATTGGGTGTGGCCCACTGTCCTAGTTAAAGACTGGTCACAGCAGAAGAACCCACCCCTACCCCCAACTCAGGTTCAACCTAAACATTGAGACCATCGATAGCCTGATCAGAGGATGTCAATCATTTTGTAAAGTATTGTAAAGATCTGCTTTACAATACTTTACAGCAAGTATTAAAGAACAACATCCCTGCACTGAGAGATGAATGTGGCCGCGGCTGTCGCTAATGAAAGACGTTTAGGAGGAACAGGATGGACGAAAGAGCCTCTTGATATGCCCTCAGATCCTTGTGTTGGTTTACAGGAGCAGTGTGGGAGTTTCACATTCATCCCGTACGTGGTGTCGCCTCAGGGCAAAGTGTTTGCCTGCGATGCTCGCATGATGACGTGTATGAAAGAGTTGATGCAGCCCAGCTTCCAGCTGGAGCCCCTGCTGACGCCGCTGGTGGAGCGACTGGTGCATCTTCTCAGCAGTGTGCACATTCAATCCAGGTCAGCCAGGATCATCGTCTGCTCCCGTCCAATTCCACACGCATTTATTGGAGCCTGCGAGCTCAGAGTTACACCTCCGCTGTTCTTTGCTGTAGCGAGTACTTCAGGGAGTCCATCAGGCAGGAGATCCGAATGGCCCGGGAGCGTTTCAGCGGGCAGGACCTGAGCAAGGAACTGAGACGCATCCAGAAACGCCTGGACAGCGTGGAGCTGCTCACCCCAGATATCGTcatcaacctgctgctgtctTACAGGGACATTCAGGTGAGGACAAGACGTCAAACTGCATCTCAGTTGGTGCGGTGAAGGTCCCGGTGCTTTGGTATTTAAGTCAGGTGTAAAGAATCCTGCAATTTCTTGTTGCTTTTACAGGATTATGATTCCATAATCAATCTGGTGGAGACTCTGAACAACCTGCCCATGTGTCTGATAGCGCAGCATCAGAATATAAAGTTTCACTACATATTTGCTCTAAACAGGTAGCCCGtactcatttctttttttagtttcatCCTTATTCTTTTTATCTGTTAATCTCGGCACTTTGGAGCTTTGTAAGAGcccatgttaaaaaaaaagacttcccCTGTCAGGAGGAATCACCCCGGAGACCGTGCCAAGGCTTTGCAGTTGATCCTGCCGCTTGTGGAATCCAGTGACAAGGTGGCGTCGGACATCTACTGCCTGTGTGGACGGATCTACAAGGACATGTTCATGAGCTCTGGCTTCAGtgatcagagcagcagagatcagGCTTGCTGCTGGTACAGACACAGATCGcctttgtgtgtgcgcgcgggtgTGTGCAATGACTAAAGCGTGTCCTTTTTTTTATCAGGTATGGCAAAGCTTTTGAAACGGAACCGACTCTTCACTCGGGCATCAACGTCGTCGTGCTTCTGATGGCAGCCGGCCATGAATTTGAGACTTCCATCGAGATCCGTAAAATCGGTGCttgaaataatttcattttaaatctcaAGCGTCGCCTTATAATCAGGGATATCGGAGGCGTTCGGGCATTCCTGTCCGCTGTTCCAAAGGATTGATGCAAAGATTGCTGAAGTGAAAACATTTGTTACGCCgctacagacagaaaacacgCTAAAATGTTGTCAGACCATCAGCAGtcattcatttcctgttgttttaaAGGGCCAACTCAGACATGCAAACATCTAGAAATATCTGCCGTGTGCCGTTTTAGGGGTGACTCTGAACACTTTGCTGGGGCGGAAGGGCAGtttggagaagatgaaggactACTGGGATGTCGGCTTCTACCTCGGAGCGAACATCCTCACTAACGAACACAGGAAAGTCATTGAAGCCTGTGAAAAACTTTACCGGCTGAAGGCTCCCGTGTGGTGAGTACCGGGGCCTGATGGCACAGGTCAGGCTCTTCTGGGCTCTGGTTCAGCTTATAGGACCTCATGGGTTCCTCCGCAAAGCTTCACAGAGTTAATGATGTCCCTCTTTTAAAGTGGATCATTGATTTTAGTGCGTGTCCTTCAGGTACGTGGCTTCAATCATGGAGACCTTCATCCTGTTTCGACAGTTTGCCAAACTACCTGAGGTGAAATCGCCCAAACAGGAGATTATGGACTTCTGGAtggagctgcttctgcagacGTACAAACCCACAGTTTCCACCGGCCGTTGCCCAGTAAGACAAAAGCGGGACGCTTCAAACACTACTTTTATGCTGTGTTTATTCTGCTTTGTGCCTGAGATTGTTTTTCTAAGATATAAGCTCGTGACTCAGTTCTAGTCCTTTGATGAAGGAACGACATGCCTCCGAACATGatggaaatgtaaaaaaacCTGTATCAAAGTCAAACTTGCATCTTCCTCAAATATGTTAGCCTCTTGTCCTGCGCCACAGGTGCACTTGAGATTCCAATAAGGATTAATTTATTGTCTTGTCATTGATTTGGTTCCATTCATcagtaatttattcatttttcatctGAAGCTCCCTCTGAAAAAACGAAACCCTGTTGCGTGACAGCAGATTAACGAATGCGGAGTAACGAAAAAGCGGAGTTTTTGTCTCCCTTCCAGGTGCTCGTTCTGGAGCCCAGTAAAGTCCTCCAGCCGGCCATTTTGTGCGTGAGCGAGGAGGATGAAAATCGCACGGTTCAGCTGAAACACATCACAACCCAGAAGGTACGTCGGCCCCCAGCCGCCCTGACTGACCTGCACGGCTGGTTGTTTAGGCTCAATAAACAAAAGTGCACCTTAACAGGAAGAGCCAGAAAGTCTCCTGAAGTCACATGAAGTTTTAGTTTGGCAGGAGTGCTCAGGGCATTACTTTCTCTCACAGGCCTATGTGCATTCACGCAGTCTAATCTGCTCTGTCACTGCGTCTTTGTGTATGAGCAAACTCAGGCGGTGTTTATTCTTCATCCTGCAGAAAGGCTTACACCAGTGGACGTTCCCAGCCTCTGCGATTCGGGGAGTGAGGTAAAGTAAAGCCGAGACTGCGCCAACACCTCTTAAATATCACTTTTGGGTGTGGCTAAGCCTGCAGCACGGCCAAACACTCAAAATATACAGGTTGTCTTGGAAACGCCGGTCATCAGGAGTTTTAATAAGCAACAGCGGTctgctttgttgttattttttttcattcctcAGCAAAATGGAgtcctgttttttcttctttttttttgttcttcttttttaaGGGTGCCAGAATCTTTGCAAATGATGACTGGCTGACTTTATACCATACTTTGGGTGATAAGCAACACTTCTCCTCAGTGACATCATCGGTTTAAATGACATCATCTTAACTTgagacagaagaggaaggatAATTACCTAATCATTTTTCTATGGAAGAAAAATTAcacattttctgcctttttagtTTTAACTGCATAAACTAAGAACAGTGAGGACATTCTGCTGCAAGTCCCTAAAACAGCTGCAGTGCCAGCATATCCCACATATTTAAATAACAAACCATTAAGACGTTGagatattaaaaatgtataaacaTGTCTTGATGAGCACTGTTCAAAAGAGAATGTCTGACTTATTTTGCTACCAGGTTgtggttttcatttattttatttttttagggtTTTGTCATATTAACAAAGAAATGAGACATTTGAAGAGTTCAGTCCATCATTTTCTCTCTAAAGTGCTTCAAAGATTGATGAGCGGAGTTGCTTCCTGTATGTCCACTACAACTCAGATGACTTCCAGCTCTGTTTCCCCTC comes from the Takifugu rubripes chromosome 7, fTakRub1.2, whole genome shotgun sequence genome and includes:
- the LOC115250421 gene encoding uncharacterized protein; the protein is MEGKKRTRKPNWTEEQCLLLAQLVEENKGVLRRKFGSRITAQAKRQTWERIARRISASFPLLLRTSNECEKRWYVLQSKARVVVAAHKRASSQSEGGSPAKQLSQVSETVSGVLEKSETSNTRLKEEIDGSLIQLVELPQSSGPKDEPEPSTSSAHARPETAPAPPPAPSPTPSLLEKKVEAEIDVLMQQKKVLSLREEYYRLKIEHLKNKLADN